DNA from bacterium:
CGGCCTGACCACCAAGTACCTGCTGAAACGCAGCCTGCGAGACATTCTGCCGGCCGATCTCCTGCGACGCCGGAAGAAAGGATTCGGAATTCCGCTCGGGCCCTGGATCCGCGGAGCGCTGCGGGACGTCTTTGAGGAAACCCTCGATCCGCGGCGCATCGCCGGGCAGGGAATCCTCCGGCCGGATGCGGTCAGCCGTCTTCTGTCGGAACACCTTGCGGGCCGGCGCGACCATCGGAAGAAGCTCTGGAATCTCTTTGTGTTTCAGCGGTGGCACGCGGCGTACGCAGACCCGTATTCGGTGTCGGCGGATGGGCAGGGACGGTGTGCTTCGTCCGTCGCCGCCCGGACCGCCGCGCAGTAGAGCCGCCGGTGAGGACCCTCGTCGCCGGCTGCGCGGGATTTATCGGCGCGAAGGTGAGCGAAGTCTTGGCGCGCGACGGCCACGAGGTCGTGGGGGTGGACAACCTCAACGACGCCTACGACGTGCGCCTCAAGAATTGGCGTCTCGAACAGATTCGGAGGATGCCGGGACTGACCGTACAGCAGATGGACATCACCCACGAGGGGGCCCTCTCGGAACTCGGCGAGCGGCACCAATTTGACGCCGTAGTGAACCTGGCCGCCCGCGCCGGGGTGCGGCAGAGTCTTCTCACGCCCGACCTCTACTACGGGACGAACGTCGCGGGGACGCTTCGGCTCTTGGAATTCTGCCGATATTCGCGGAACCTCCCGCCCGCTTGAAGGGCCAGCCGAACCCTCTTGGCCGGAGTCCGCTGCCGAGCGGCGCCGATATAGTTTTCCTGGCCCTGCTCTACCTGCTGATCGGGGTCCGCGCGAACAGCCTGTTCGACGACGCCTCGACGGGCTGGCACCTCGTCAGCGGACAGTACATCATCGCCCACCTCCACCTGCCTCGCTATGACCTGATCTCCTACACGTTTCCGACCAGACCCTGGGTGCCCTTCGAATGGCTCTTTGATGCGGTCGCCGCGGCGTTGGTCCAGATTGGGGGACTTCCGCTGCTGGCCGTCGTCGCGGGCTCGGCGATCGCGCTGCTGTTCTTTCTGCTCTTCCAGGACGCGCGGCGCGCGGGCTGTCCATTCCTGACTGCTCTTGCGTTGACGCTGATCGGGGCGCTGGCGTCGTCCGTCCACTGGTTGGCGCGACCGCACCTGTTCACTTTTTTCGGCGTGTACGTCTTCGCGCGTCTCCTCGAAGCATTCCATCTGCGCCACCTCTCGGGGCCCGCCGTGACCCTCCTCCTCGGCGTCACCATGCTCGTGTGGTCAAACGCGCACCCCGGGTTTGTGATCGGGTTTGCCATGATCGTCATCTATCTCGTCAGCGAGGCGGTCTCCGCCGCGGTCGTCTCGGGACCCGGCGGGAGCGAAGCCCGGCGACGTGCGAAGGTCCTGCTCGCAGCCCTGACAATCGTCGTCGCGGCGTCCTTTGTCAATCCAAACGGTCTGGCGCTGTATCCGTCGTTCGGTTCCGCCCTGCAGCAGCTCGGCAGAAACGTCATGACGCAGGAGTTCCAGTCACCGACGTTCCACGGTGAATTGTACTCCGTGTCGCTGGAGTTGCTGTTCGCGAGTTTCATCCTGGGGCTCGCCACCTCGCGTCGCAGGCCGTGGCTGGGTCAGTCCCTGCTCGTGTTGGCGTTCGCGTTTCTCGCGTTGAACGGGGTCAGAAACGTACCGTTGTTCGTGATCGTCTCGATCCCGGTCATCGCGGACCTGTTGGCGGACAGCAATCTGCTGGCGCTCGTCGGCGCCACAGGCGGCGCGCATGCCGGTTGGGTCGAGGCATGGGTGCGCGGCTGGCAGCGTATCGAGCGGGGCTACAATCAGATGGAGTGGCGATGCACGATGCACCTCGCTCCGATCGCCGCGGTGGCGCTGCTCGCCCTCTCGTGCGTTTCGGCCGGCCGGATTCCCGGCGTGCGCCCGCTGGTCTCGTCGTCGTTCGATCCGCGCCACGTACCGACTACGACGCTGGCCTACATCAGAGACCATGACC
Protein-coding regions in this window:
- a CDS encoding GDP-mannose 4,6-dehydratase, producing MRTLVAGCAGFIGAKVSEVLARDGHEVVGVDNLNDAYDVRLKNWRLEQIRRMPGLTVQQMDITHEGALSELGERHQFDAVVNLAARAGVRQSLLTPDLYYGTNVAGTLRLLEFCRYSRNLPPA